From Penicillium psychrofluorescens genome assembly, chromosome: 1, one genomic window encodes:
- a CDS encoding uncharacterized protein (ID:PFLUO_000675-T1.cds;~source:funannotate) has protein sequence MANLLRIGILFVNAVQLLDLATVDLLYRMTPTYLIKLSLARPFIGLIRPSEIHYIDKDGPNTFSKTTVLMTIRLTDLLTDSAVSPVKLDIVLIPGPSQSAMPPEEEHMGFLCRQDAAATTILGVSRAPRLLIRQLCKRFPDTKEWVDTVGVARNGNLREYEETSRAPLVNFVLAMASNTLPPI, from the exons ATGGCCAACCTTCTAAGAATCGGCATCCTTTTCGTCAACGCGGtgcagctcctcgaccttgcTACCGTAGACCTCCTCTATAGGATGACACCCACGTATCTCATCAAACTCAGTCTTGCCAGACCGTTTATCGGGTTGATCCGGCCCAGCGAGATCCACTATATCGACAAAGACGGGCCCAACACATTCTCCAAGACGACTGTGCTCATGACCATACGCCTGACAGACTTGCTcaccgactcggccgtgTCACCAGTCAAGCTGGATATCGTGTTGATACCCGGACCGTCGCAAAGCGCCATGCCCCCGGAAGAAGAACACATGGGTTTCCTGTGCAGACAAGACGCAGCGGCTACTACCATCCTCGGTGTCT CTAGAGCGCCGCGACTCCTGATTCGCCAACTGTGTAAGCGGTTCCCCGACACGAAAGAATGGGTCGATACCGTAGGCGTGGCTAGAAATGGGAATTTGCGGGAGTACGAAGAAACTTCTCGTGCGCCGCTGGTGAACTTCGTTCTGGCCATGGCGTCTAACACTTTACCGCCGATATAA
- a CDS encoding uncharacterized protein (ID:PFLUO_000674-T1.cds;~source:funannotate), whose translation MGSVADSPPKGGFGLVLQNPYLCGVATFSTLGGLLFGYDQGVISGVITMESFGARFPHVFMDSGTKGWFVSTLLLAAWLGSLANGPIADRIGRKFSINLAVVIFVVGSAIQCSAMDIPMLFAGRAIAGLGIGMLTMVVPLYISEVSIPEIRGGLVVVQQLSITIGILVSYWIDYGTNYIGGPRCAPNVPYTGGTPSARTFNAYHDVPPSGCTGQSEASWRLPLAIQIVPAIVLGVGMLFFPDTPRWLLMKERDDDSLRALSKLRRQSRDSPLVMNEYLEIKASIMLENTYAKDHFPNLSGFRLHLAQYMTFLTTWSRFKRLAIGCCVMFFQQFMGCNAMIYYAPTIFGQLGLDGNTTSLLATGVYGIVNCLSTLPALFWIDKVGRRPLLMAGATGTCISLVIVGGILGGYGSHLMDHKSAGWAGIAFIYIYDINFSYSFAPIGWVLPSEIFNLSIRSKAISITTSATWMCNFVIGLVTPDMLDSITWGTYIFFAAFCLLALAFTFFCIPETRGKTLEDMDLIFGDTAAHEEKKRIKHIEAELRGAPIEEEDLKESLDQHRETV comes from the exons ATGGGTTCAGTTGCGGATTCTCCGCCCAAGGGTGGCTTTGGGCTTGTTTTGCAGAACCCTTATCTTTGTGGTGTTGCTACA TTTTCTACCCTCGGAGGACTGCTCTTCGGATATGACCAGGGCGTCATCAGCGGTGTCATCACCATGGAATCTTTCGGGGCTCGCTTCCCACACGTTTTCATGGATAGCGGGACGAAGGGCTGGTTTGTGTCGACGCTATTGCTTG CTGCCTGGCTTGGATCTTTGGCCAATGGTCCTATTGCTGATCGCATTGGACGGAAATTCTCTATCAACCTCGCGGTGGTTATATTCGTTGTTGGATCGGCGATCCAGTGCTCCGCTATGGATATCCCCATGTTGTTTGCTG GAAGAGCAATTGCTGGTCTGGGCATTGGCATGCTGACCATGGTTGTGCCGCTCTACATATCAGAG GTTTCCATTCCTGAGATTCGTGGTGGCCTGGTCGTGGTTCAGCAAC tctccatcaccatcggcATCCTAGTCAGCTACTGGATCGACTACGGAACAAATTATATAGGCGGCCCCCGCTGCGCCCCCAACGTCCCCTACACCGGTGGGACACCCTCGGCACGCACATTCAATGCCTACCACGATGTCCCACCGAGCGGTTGCACCGGCCAATCTGAAGCCTCTTGGCGTCTTCCCTTGGCTATCCAAATTGTCCCAGCTATCGTCTTGGGAGTTGGCATGCTGTTCTTTCCAGATACACCTCGCTGGCTCCTGATGAAGGAGCGCGATGATGACTCGCTGAGGGCGCTCTCGAAGCTTCGGCGGCAGTCTCGCGATAGCCCACTGGTTATGAACGAGTACCTAGAGATTAAGGCGTCTATAATGCTGGAGAATACATATGCTAAAGACCATTTCCCTAATTTGTCTGGCTTCAGGCTGCATCTTGCGCAG TACATGACATTTTTAACAACATGGTCACGTTTCAAGAGGCTGGCTATTGGCTGCTGCGTgatgttcttccagcagtTCATGGGTTGCAACG CTATGATTTACTATGCGCCTACAATTTTCGGCCAACTTGGCTTGGACGGCAACACT ACATCCCTCCTGGCAACAGGTGTATACGGAATCGTCAACTGCCTCAGCACCCTCCCAGCTCTCTTTTGGATCGACAAAGTCGGCCGCCGACCTCTACTCATGGCCGGCGCCACGGGTACTTGCATCTCCCTGGTGATCGTCGGTGGTATTCTCGGCGGATATGGCTCGCATCTGATGGACCATAAATCAGCTGGATGGGCGGGCATTGCCTTTATCTACATCTACGATATCAATTTCTCGTACTCGTTCG CTCCTATCGGTTGGGTTCTCCCGTCAGAGATCTTCAATCTCTCTATTCGGTCCAAGGCTATCTCGATTACGACTTCAGCTACGTGGATGTGTAACTT CGTCATCGGCCTCGTCACACCAGATATGCTCGACTCCATCACATGGGGCACGTACATCTTCTTTGCGGCCTTTTGTCTGCTCGCGTTGGCATTTACATTCTTCTGCATTCCAGAGACGAGAGGAAAG ACCCTCGAAGATATGGACCTCATCTTCGGAGATACCGCTGCGcacgaggagaagaagcgcatcaAGCATATCGAGGCTGAGTTGCGTGGGGCACCTATTGAAGAGGAGGATTTGAAGGAGTCGTTGGATCAGCATAGGGAGACTGTTTGA
- a CDS encoding uncharacterized protein (ID:PFLUO_000676-T1.cds;~source:funannotate): protein MPTTLSILVYVASPLDFARYRHTALYFQFPAETASEADLKSSLMEIVGSHGFFTFSERVNWDIPIHSTGVERDWNCQNWVGDVLARLVATDYLDSAERNRGLDGMVDAILEAKDEDIT, encoded by the exons ATGCCCACCACACTCTCCATCCTCGTCTACGTCGCCTCGCCGCTCGACTTCGCGCGATATCGGCATACGGCACTGTACTTCCAATTTCCGGCGGAGACAGCATCAGAAGCAGACCTCAAGTCCTCGCTTATGGAGATCGTTGGGTCGCATGGTTTCTTTACTTTTTCGGAGAGGGTGAATTGGGATATTCCCATCCATTCAACTG GCGTCGAGCGGGACTGGAACTGCCAGAACTGGGTGGGCGATGTGCTGGCGAGGCTGGTGGCGACGGATTATTTGGATTCGGCGGAGCGGAACCGTGGGCTTGATGGGATGGTTGATGCTATTCTTGAGGcgaaggatgaggatatTACTTGA